Part of the Citrobacter sp. Marseille-Q6884 genome, ATTGCGCGTCGGTTGGTGAATTTCGCCTATATTTTCGTGGGCTTTATTCGCGGCGGGTTGTCGCTGGTTAACATTGTCGCTTCCACCTTTTTTGGCGCGATTTCTGGATCGTCTGTGGCAGACACAGCTTCTATCGGTTCTGTGATGATCCCGGAGATGGACAAAAAAGGGTACCCGCGCGACTTTGCGGCCGCAGTGACCGCCAGCGGCTCGGTGCAGGCGATTCTCACGCCACCCAGCCATAACTCGGTCATTTACTCGCTAGCAACGGGCGGTACGGTTTCGATTGCCGCACTGTTTATCGCCGGGATCCTGCCGGGTCTGTTATTAAGCTTCAGTCTGATGGTGATGTGCGTGGCCTTTGCGCACAAACGCGGTTATCCAAAAGGGGAGCGTGTACCGTTTCGCCAGGCGTTGAAGATTTTTGTCGATACGCTATGGGGATTGATGACGGTCGTCATCATCATGGGGGGGATCCTGTCAGGTATCTTCACCGCGACCGAATCTGCGGCGATTGCCTGTCTGTGGGCCTTCTTTGTCACCATGTTTATCTATCGTGACTATAAGTGGTCTGAACTGCCGAAGCTGATGTTCCGTACGGTGAAAACGGTCACTATCGTCATGATTCTGATTGGTTTTGCGGCTGCCTTTGGCGCCGTGATGACCTACATGCAGTTGCCGATGCGTATCACCGAAGCGTTCACCAGCATCTCGGATAACAAATACGTCATCCTGATGTGCATTAACATCATGCTGCTGCTGATCGGGACGTTGATGGACATGGCGCCGCTGATCCTGATCCTGACGCCGGTTCTGCTGCCGGTAACCAACGCGCTGGGCATTGACCCGGTACACTTTGGCATGATCATGCTGGTGAACTTAGGGATTGGCCTGATTACGCCGCCGGTCGGCTCGGTGCTGTTTGTCGCCAGTGCGGTGAGTAAGCAGAAAATTGAGCAGGTGGTGAAGGCGATGTTGCCGTTCTACCTGGTGCTGTTCCTGGTGTTGATGCTCGTGACGTACATTCCGGCGATTTCGTTGTTCCTGCCGAAACTGTTTGGCGTGATGTGATGGTCTTACCGTGACAAAAATCCGGGCTTTCGCGCCCGGATTTTTTTATTGCTTAGCGACGAACGGCGATCGCTTCAATCTCGATTTTTACGTCTTTCGGCAGACGGGCAACTTCCACACAAGAGCGTGCCGGGAAGGTTGCGTTGTGCTCGGTGAAGAACGCTTCGTAGGTGGCGTTAACGGTAGCAAAATCGTTCAGGTCTTTAACGAAGACGGTTGTTTTTACGATGTCGCCCACTTTCAGGCCTGCTGCTTCTACGATAGCTTTCACGTTTTCCAGCGACTGACGCGCCTGAGCGGACACGTCTTCCGATACGGCACCGGTTTTTGGATCGACCGGAATCTGACCGGAAGTGATGATCATGCTACCCAGGTCAACACCCTGAACGTATGGGCCGATTGCTGCTGGTGCATTTTCCGTCGCGATAGTCTTGCTCATGATTTCTCCTGAATTACAGCGGTATATAGAATGTTCCCACTCATTATAGGGAGCTGGGATCTCATAACCAACCCCAATTAGTTGGCTAGCACCACATAATGCGAAAACTCTTTTTCACAGTATTTGCATTTGAGTGCGATGTCATCCGCGCGTTTTTTCACTGAAAAACTGGAGGAAACTGGTTCAGCATGGCTGATGCAGTTGCTGTTCGGGCAGACCAGTACGTTGTCGATGCGCTCTGGCAGGCTGGGACGCGATTTACCCACGACGTCATAGTCGTCAATGCGATTTACCGTTGCCTGCGGGGCGTACAGAGAAAGCTGGTTTACCTGCTCATCGGTCAGGAAGGTATTTTCAATTTTAATCAGGTCTTTGCGACCCATTTCGCCAGACGGCAGGTTCAGGCCGATAGTAATACGCTGATCGGTTTCGGTCAGTTTGAACAGTGTCAGCAGCTTAAAGCCTACCTGTGCCGGGATATGGTCAATCACAGTGCCGCGTTTGATGGCTTCTACTTGCAGTTTGTTATCGTGTGTCATCGTCATTTCCCCTTACAGTGCCAGTTCGCTATTCAGTACCAGTGCCAGTAACGCCTGACGAGCGAAAATACCGTTGCCGGCTTGCTGGAAATACCAGGCGTGCGGCGTCTTATCGACGTCGGTGGTGATCTCATCGATACGCGGCAGCGGGTGCAGAACCTTCATATTCTCTTTCGCGCCGTTCAGGTCGCTGGCGCGCAGCACAAACTGAGCCTTCACGTTGGCGTATTCGGACGGATCCAGGCGCTCTTTTTGTACGCGGGTCATATACAGAATGTCCACTTCCGCCATCACCTCTTCAATGGTGCCGTGCAGGCTCCAGGCGATACCTTTTTCATTCAGCATATCCAGAATGTACTGCGGCATTGCCAGTGCGTCCGGGGCGATGAAGTAGAAGCGGTTACCTTCAAATTTCGCCAGCGCCTGTGTCAGAGAGTGAACGGTACGGCCATATTTCAGATCACCGACCATCGCGATTTTCAGATTATCCAGACGACCCTGAGTTTCCTGGATGGTAAACAGATCCAGCAGCGTTTGCGTCGGATGCTGGTTGGAGCCATCGCCCGCGTTCAGTACCGGCACATTACCGGAGAATTCCGTCGCCAGACGCGCAGCGCCTTCCTGCGGGTGACGCATCACAATGGCATCAACGTAGGTGCTGATGACGGAAATGGTGTCAGCCAGCGTTTCACCTTTTTTGCCCAGGGAAGTATTGCTGCTGTCAGAGAACCCCACCACGCTGGCGCCCAGACGGTGCATTGACGTTTCAAAGGATAAACGGGTGCGGGTTGACGCCTCAAAGAAACAGCTGGCGATCACCTTATGCTTTAACAGTTCTGGCTGCGGGTTGGCTTTTAGTTTCGCCGCCGTCGCAAGGACCAGATTAAGGTCATCGCGGCTGAGGTCGTTTATGGAAATGATGTGTTTTTGATAGAGCGGATTAGCCATGTTTATCTCCTGACGCCTGGGCAAAAAAAAAGCCCCTCAATTGAGGGGCTTGGAATAGGTGATCAACGGGAAGAAAAACGGCAGGCCAGCGTCTTTTTTCAGACGCGGTAAGACAAAATGTCGTACACACTGAACCATACATCCTCCCGGCAAATTGTCCGCGATTATACTCAGCTTCGTTATGGGATCAAGAGAATAATGCACAAATTATTCATCGCAAACGGTTCTTATGAATTTAAATTCATCTTGAGTAAATAATTAAGCTGCTTGTGAACCAGCGCGGTTCGCTGTACCACTCGTGGTGCGACCCAGACAATACTGCTACCCGCAATCACGCCCAGGATTTCCGGCAAAGCGTGATAATCGAGGATTCTGGCAACGGCGCGACCGTATCCCGCCGCGGTGTGGATAAGGATAAATTCGCTATTGTGTTCAATGCTGACCACCATTTCAGCAATCGATCGGGCGGCATCGGGAGCAGGGCGTAATTGGGGATTCACAGAATAAATTTTTTGCCCTTTCGTATTTCTTATTTTTATCGCTCCAAGCAATTTCAGCAGACGTGAAACCGTTGACTGGCTGATGCTGGCAAACCCCTGGTTTTGCAGTTCACTGCGAATGGCTTCCTGTGACAGATAGCTTCTCTCTGTGATCAGGCGCTGACAAATCGTCAGCAGCAGCTGCTCTTTGGCAGAATAATCATCGTATTCCTTCATAAAAACACCTTATATTTATTATTTATATCAATAAGATGGCGAAATTCACCACATTTCCCGCCTCGACAACGGATCAAACGGGCGGTTGGGTAGAAAAACGAGAGAACGATCAAAAAAGCCGTCGCTATCCGACGGCCAAAAGGGTTACAGCATGGCTCCGATACTCAGCACGACCATGTTCAGTAGCGTGAGAATAAGCAGCAGTGGCGCCACCCATTTCAGATAGCGCACGTAAGGGACGCGCGCGATGGCCAGCCCGCCCATCACCACCGCAGAGGTGGGGGTAATCAGATTCACAATGCCGGATGCTGACTGGTATGCGGTGACGACCAGATCCCTGGGGACATGGGCGAAGTCTGCCAGCGGCGCCATAATGGGCATGGTGAGTACCGCAAGCCCGGAGGAAGACGGCACCAGGAAAGAGAGCAGCACTTCCAGCCAGTAGGTGACATTGATGAAAAGGGTGGTCGAAAGGCCAGAGACTAAATTCTCGGCGCTATGCAAAATCGTGTGGGTGATCATGCCGTTATCCATCACCACCACGATGCCGCGGGCAATACCGATAATCAGCGCGACGCCCAGCAGATCCCGCGCGCCATCAATGAACGTGCTGGTAAAGGCTTCTTCGCTCATGCGGGCGATAACGCCGACGATAATTGCGGCGGCCAGAAAGACACCGGAGATCTCCGCCATCCACCATCCGAGTACCGCGACCCCGTAAATCATCACCGCAAAGGCGGCGGCGAAAATAGCCAGAATCGTTTTTCGCGTTTTCGTAAATTCAAGACGGGTATCGGCACGGTTACCGAGGAAATGAGCGCGGTTTTCTTCCAGCTTGTCCGCCACGACAGACCGCTCCGGGTGGCTGCGAACGGTTCGTGCATAGCGCATCACCCATACGACGCAGATAACATAGCCGATAAGCAGCAGCAGAATACGCATCAGCATTCCCTGGGTGAAGGGGATCCCGGCTGCGTTAGCGGCGATCACCGTCGCGAAAGGGTTAATGGTGGAGCCGAGTGTGCCAATGCCCGCGCCGAGCAACACCGTCGCAGCCGCCACCAAAGGATCGAAACGCGCCGCCATCATCACCGGGACGAGCAGCGTATAGAAGGGGAGTGACTCTTCCGCCATCCCGTAAATCGTCCCTCCGGCGGCAAACAGCCCCATCAGGATCGGGATCATCCACTCCTCTTTACCGTTCAGCCTGACCGTCACGCGTTCGATTCCGGCGTCGATAGCTCCCGTCTTGTTCACCACGCCCAGAAAGCCGCCGATGATCAGAACAAACAACGCGACATCAATGGCGCCTGCGGTATAGGTTTCATGGTTATAAAGCCCGTCAATGGGAGCCAGCAGCACCGCGGTTAAACCTTGCGGATGCGCCTCTGTCGGGGCATATGTGCCTGCCACCGGCACTTCTTTACCCAGTGTGGCATTCATCGCCATCTGGTATTTCCCGGCCGGGACTATCCAGGTCATGGCGGCAACGAGTGCAATGAGAATAAACAGAATGGTGTACGCGGTGGGAAACTTGAATTTACCCATGATGTTCTCCGGATAGCTCGGGCATACGCCGGCTGGCGACATATGCCCGCAAGGGTTAGTCGCCGAGTGTCGCTACCATGACCGCTTTGATGGTATGCATCCGGTTCTCTGCTTCGTCGAAGACGATGGAGTGCGTGGACTCAAAAACCTCTTCCGTGACTTCAAGCCCTTTCAGGCCATAGGCCGCTTCGATTTCACGTCCCACTTTAGTGTGTTCGTTATGGAAGGCCGGCAGACAGTGCATGAATTTCACGTCGGGATTGCCGCTAGCCTGGATCACCTGCTGATTGATCTGGTAGGGCGTCATCAGGCTAACGCGCTCTGCCCAGGCCTCTTTCGGCTCGCCCATGGAAACCCAGACGTCGGTGTAGAGGAAATCCACGTCGTAGACGC contains:
- a CDS encoding arginine repressor, which translates into the protein MKEYDDYSAKEQLLLTICQRLITERSYLSQEAIRSELQNQGFASISQSTVSRLLKLLGAIKIRNTKGQKIYSVNPQLRPAPDAARSIAEMVVSIEHNSEFILIHTAAGYGRAVARILDYHALPEILGVIAGSSIVWVAPRVVQRTALVHKQLNYLLKMNLNS
- a CDS encoding YfcC family protein → MGKFKFPTAYTILFILIALVAAMTWIVPAGKYQMAMNATLGKEVPVAGTYAPTEAHPQGLTAVLLAPIDGLYNHETYTAGAIDVALFVLIIGGFLGVVNKTGAIDAGIERVTVRLNGKEEWMIPILMGLFAAGGTIYGMAEESLPFYTLLVPVMMAARFDPLVAAATVLLGAGIGTLGSTINPFATVIAANAAGIPFTQGMLMRILLLLIGYVICVVWVMRYARTVRSHPERSVVADKLEENRAHFLGNRADTRLEFTKTRKTILAIFAAAFAVMIYGVAVLGWWMAEISGVFLAAAIIVGVIARMSEEAFTSTFIDGARDLLGVALIIGIARGIVVVMDNGMITHTILHSAENLVSGLSTTLFINVTYWLEVLLSFLVPSSSGLAVLTMPIMAPLADFAHVPRDLVVTAYQSASGIVNLITPTSAVVMGGLAIARVPYVRYLKWVAPLLLILTLLNMVVLSIGAML
- the pyrI gene encoding aspartate carbamoyltransferase regulatory subunit, producing the protein MTHDNKLQVEAIKRGTVIDHIPAQVGFKLLTLFKLTETDQRITIGLNLPSGEMGRKDLIKIENTFLTDEQVNQLSLYAPQATVNRIDDYDVVGKSRPSLPERIDNVLVCPNSNCISHAEPVSSSFSVKKRADDIALKCKYCEKEFSHYVVLAN
- the pyrB gene encoding aspartate carbamoyltransferase; this encodes MANPLYQKHIISINDLSRDDLNLVLATAAKLKANPQPELLKHKVIASCFFEASTRTRLSFETSMHRLGASVVGFSDSSNTSLGKKGETLADTISVISTYVDAIVMRHPQEGAARLATEFSGNVPVLNAGDGSNQHPTQTLLDLFTIQETQGRLDNLKIAMVGDLKYGRTVHSLTQALAKFEGNRFYFIAPDALAMPQYILDMLNEKGIAWSLHGTIEEVMAEVDILYMTRVQKERLDPSEYANVKAQFVLRASDLNGAKENMKVLHPLPRIDEITTDVDKTPHAWYFQQAGNGIFARQALLALVLNSELAL
- the ridA gene encoding 2-iminobutanoate/2-iminopropanoate deaminase; amino-acid sequence: MSKTIATENAPAAIGPYVQGVDLGSMIITSGQIPVDPKTGAVSEDVSAQARQSLENVKAIVEAAGLKVGDIVKTTVFVKDLNDFATVNATYEAFFTEHNATFPARSCVEVARLPKDVKIEIEAIAVRR
- a CDS encoding TRAP transporter large permease; translation: MDAFILVFTLGIMLAIGVPVAYAVGISAIIGAWYIDIPLEAVMIQLTSGVNKFSLLAIPFFILAGAIMAEGGIARRLVNFAYIFVGFIRGGLSLVNIVASTFFGAISGSSVADTASIGSVMIPEMDKKGYPRDFAAAVTASGSVQAILTPPSHNSVIYSLATGGTVSIAALFIAGILPGLLLSFSLMVMCVAFAHKRGYPKGERVPFRQALKIFVDTLWGLMTVVIIMGGILSGIFTATESAAIACLWAFFVTMFIYRDYKWSELPKLMFRTVKTVTIVMILIGFAAAFGAVMTYMQLPMRITEAFTSISDNKYVILMCINIMLLLIGTLMDMAPLILILTPVLLPVTNALGIDPVHFGMIMLVNLGIGLITPPVGSVLFVASAVSKQKIEQVVKAMLPFYLVLFLVLMLVTYIPAISLFLPKLFGVM